A single window of Aneurinibacillus sp. REN35 DNA harbors:
- a CDS encoding TSUP family transporter, which translates to MEQISTEMLLFIMAAGFLASFIDSVVGGGGLISIPALLLTGLPSTVVLGTNKLASTMSSCTSTISFMRSGKINLRLVAFLFPLSLIGSALGAYTVTKVPPEFLKPLVVVLLILVTIYTLFKKDWGSTSTYKGATKRIVFFAVMTALIIGYYDGFFGPGTGSFLLFAFLLMGFDFVGAAGNAKVLNFASNIAGVAVFMALGAVNYAYGIPMGIAMIAGALLGSQVAIRKGASYVKPLFVSVTALLIGKQLWDMLH; encoded by the coding sequence ATGGAGCAAATAAGTACAGAGATGCTGCTATTCATTATGGCAGCCGGTTTTCTTGCATCATTCATTGATTCGGTAGTTGGAGGCGGCGGCTTGATCTCCATTCCGGCACTTCTTTTGACGGGGCTTCCGTCAACCGTTGTGCTTGGAACCAATAAGCTTGCCAGTACCATGTCCTCATGTACAAGCACAATCTCTTTCATGCGTTCAGGAAAAATCAATCTTCGACTGGTAGCCTTTCTCTTCCCGCTTTCTCTCATCGGTTCTGCCCTTGGCGCTTATACGGTCACAAAGGTTCCGCCCGAATTTCTCAAACCGCTTGTTGTCGTCTTACTTATTCTTGTCACCATTTATACGCTGTTTAAGAAAGACTGGGGCAGTACCTCTACATACAAAGGCGCTACGAAGCGAATTGTATTCTTTGCGGTCATGACTGCACTCATTATCGGTTATTATGACGGATTCTTCGGACCTGGCACCGGCTCTTTTCTCTTGTTTGCTTTTCTTCTGATGGGATTTGACTTTGTCGGCGCTGCCGGAAACGCCAAGGTGCTTAACTTCGCCAGCAACATTGCAGGCGTCGCTGTATTCATGGCATTAGGTGCCGTCAACTATGCGTACGGCATTCCGATGGGGATCGCTATGATCGCCGGGGCGCTGCTCGGCTCACAGGTTGCCATCCGCAAAGGGGCTAGCTACGTTAAACCACTGTTTGTCAGCGTAACCGCTTTGCTGATCGGAAAACAGCTTTGGGATATGCTGCACTAA
- a CDS encoding ArsB/NhaD family transporter, which yields MEQQAIYAIVIFLITYALIISEKIHRTIVAMLGAALMVVFGIVNQETALHHVDFNTLGLLTGMMIIVTVTAQTGLFKYIAIWAAKKAKGDPVRILVALGLITAAASAFLDNVTTVLLMVPVTFSITRQLRVSPMPYLLTQIFTSNIGGTATLIGDPPNIMIGSAVKELTFAAFITNLAPIAIIILLVTVGILALWYRKQLKTTPELTQELMEMSAEDELTDPTLLKKCLAILALTIAGFFAHQALHIESATVALTGAFLLLLITGEHYLEEALTRVEWTTIFFFVGLFILVSGLVETGVIAKLAQEAISLTGGDVTATSLLILWMSAIASAFVDNIPFVATMIPMIQEMGKIGISDLEPLWWSLALGACLGGNGTLIGASANVIVAGMAAKEGHHISFVKFMFIGFPLMIISIIISTVYVYVRYLM from the coding sequence ATGGAACAGCAAGCAATTTACGCCATAGTTATTTTTCTAATTACGTACGCGCTTATTATTTCGGAGAAAATCCATCGTACCATTGTAGCGATGCTTGGAGCCGCTTTAATGGTCGTATTTGGAATCGTCAATCAGGAGACAGCACTGCATCATGTCGATTTCAATACGCTGGGATTATTGACCGGAATGATGATCATCGTCACCGTTACTGCGCAAACGGGTCTGTTTAAGTACATAGCAATCTGGGCAGCGAAGAAGGCGAAGGGTGATCCGGTGCGAATCTTGGTTGCACTGGGATTGATTACCGCCGCCGCTTCCGCTTTTCTAGACAATGTAACAACCGTACTATTGATGGTACCGGTTACGTTTAGCATTACGCGTCAATTACGCGTATCACCTATGCCGTATCTGCTGACACAGATTTTTACCTCGAACATTGGAGGGACGGCTACATTAATCGGGGATCCACCGAACATCATGATTGGAAGCGCAGTCAAAGAGCTAACGTTTGCCGCATTTATTACAAATCTAGCCCCAATCGCTATCATTATTTTACTGGTGACTGTAGGAATTCTTGCTCTTTGGTATCGCAAACAGCTTAAAACAACGCCGGAACTTACACAAGAATTAATGGAGATGAGCGCAGAGGACGAGCTAACTGATCCGACGCTGCTTAAAAAGTGTCTTGCTATTCTTGCGCTAACAATTGCGGGATTCTTTGCGCACCAAGCGCTTCATATCGAATCGGCAACCGTTGCTTTAACAGGTGCCTTCCTGTTGCTTCTGATTACAGGTGAGCATTATTTGGAAGAAGCCCTGACTCGTGTTGAGTGGACAACCATCTTTTTCTTCGTCGGCTTGTTCATTCTTGTGTCGGGATTGGTAGAGACCGGTGTCATTGCAAAGCTGGCACAGGAAGCCATTTCACTGACAGGAGGGGATGTGACGGCGACCTCGCTGCTGATTCTTTGGATGAGCGCAATTGCGTCCGCTTTTGTGGATAATATTCCATTTGTAGCGACGATGATTCCGATGATTCAGGAGATGGGTAAAATCGGGATTTCTGATCTGGAGCCGCTCTGGTGGTCGCTTGCTCTGGGAGCCTGCCTCGGTGGAAACGGGACGCTCATCGGTGCAAGTGCTAACGTCATCGTAGCCGGAATGGCGGCGAAGGAAGGACACCATATTTCTTTCGTAAAATTTATGTTCATCGGCTTTCCGCTGATGATCATCTCAATTATTATTTCAACCGTGTATGTATATGTACGGTATTTAATGTAA